In one Ochotona princeps isolate mOchPri1 chromosome 16, mOchPri1.hap1, whole genome shotgun sequence genomic region, the following are encoded:
- the LOC105941756 gene encoding cytochrome b-245 light chain: MGQIEWAMWANEQALASGLILITGGIVATAGRFTQWYFGAYSIAAGALVCLLEYPRGRRAKGSTMERCGQRYLTAVLKLLGPLTRNYYFRAALHLALSVPAGFLLSTILGTACLVIASIIYLLAAVRGEQWTPIEPRSKERPQMGGTIKQPPSNPPPRPPAEARRKPTEEDVAGSPPGGPQVNPIPVTDEVA, encoded by the exons ATGGGGCAGATCGAGTGGGCCATGTGGGCCAACGAGCAGGCGCTAGCGTCCGGCCTGA TTCTCATCACCGGGGGCATTGTGGCCACCGCTGGCCGCTTCACCCAGTGGTACTTCGGCGCCTACTCCAT CGCAGCCGGCGCACTCGTGTGCCTGCTGGAGTACCCGCGCGGCCGGAGGGCGAAGGGCTCCACCATGGAGCGCTG CGGACAGAGGTACCTGACCGCCGTGCTCAAGCTCCTCGGGCCCCTCACCAGGAACTACTACTTCCGTGCCGCCCTGCACCTCGC GCTGTCGGTGCCTGCCGGTTTCCTGCTCTCCACCATCCTGGGCACCGCCTGCCTCGTCATCGCCAGCATCATCTACCTGCTG GCGGCAGTTCGTGGTGAGCAGTGGACCCCCATCGAGCCCCGGTCCAAGGAGCGGCCCCAGATGGGGGGCACCATCAAGCAGCCACCCAGCAACCCCCCTCCTCGGCCTCCCGCCGAGGCCCGCAGGAAGCCCACGGAGGAAGATGTGGCGGGGTCCCCCCCAGGCGGCCCTCAGGTCAACCCTATCCCTGTGACGGATGAGGTGGCATGA
- the SNAI3 gene encoding zinc finger protein SNAI3: MPRSFLVKTHSGHRVPNYGQLEIQREAAGACMACGEPVGPFSPPAQEPPCTPADPPRPCLALHHQEAPRAAEPDMLHTGRGDPRAGRAPGAPLKDSLNHLNLPSVLALPTRWPPISGPGGDRAPDKQPRVPRSLECVHCHRPYHTLAGLARHQQLQCHLQAARAFACQFCGKEYGSLGALKMHLRTHTLPCVCATCGKAFSRPWLLQGHLRTHTGEKPYACPHCSRAFADRSNLRAHLQTHSDTKRYRCPGCTKAFSRMSLLVRHTDAGCHPGP; this comes from the exons ATGCCGCGCTCCTTCCTGGTGAAGACGCACTCCGGCCACAGGGTCCCCAACTACGGGCAgctggagatacagagag aagcTGCCGGCGCCTGCATGGCCTGTGGGGAGCCAGTGGGCCCCTTCTCGCCTCCAGCCCAGGAGCCCCCCTGCACGCCGGCTGACCCTCCCCggccctgccttgccctgcaCCACCAGGAAGCTCCGCGTGCTGCTGAGCCAGACATGCTGCATACGGGCaggggggaccctcgggctggcCGGGCCCCTGGGGCCCCCCTCAAAGACAGCCTGAACCACCTCAACCTGCCCTCTGTGCTGGCCCTGCCCACACGGTGGCCCCCGATCTCAGGCCCCGGTGGGGACAGGGCCCCAGACAAACAGCCCCGAGTGCCCCGGAGCCTGGAGTGTGTCCACTGCCACCGGCCCTACCACAcgctggctgggctggccaggcACCAGCAGCTACAGTGCCACCTGCAGGCGGCACGCGCTTTCGCCTGCCAGTTCTGCGGCAAGGAGTACGGCAGTCTGGGCGCCCTCAAGATGCACCTCCGTACCCACACACTGCCCTGCGTGTGCGCCACCTGCGGCAAGGCCTtctccaggccctggctgctgcagggccaCCTGCGCACCCACACGG gtgAGAAGCCCTACGCCTGCCCTCACTGTAGCCGGGCCTTTGCTGACCGCTCCAACCTCCGAGCGCACCTGCAGACGCACTCGGACACCAAGAGGTACCGCTGCCCAGGCTGCACCAAGGCCTTCTCCCGCATGTCCCTCCTGGTTCGGCACACAGACGCTGGCTGCCACCCTGGCCCCTGA
- the MVD gene encoding diphosphomevalonate decarboxylase, translating to MASAEPPVVVTCSAPVNIAVIKYWGKRDEELVLPINSSLSVTLHQDQLKTTTTAAISKDFSEDRVWLNGQEQDVRQPRLQACLQEIRRLARKRRSTQDGESLPPSLSYKVHVASENNFPTAAGLASSAAGYACLAYTLARAYGVDGDLSEVARRGSGSACRSLHGGFVEWQMGTRADGKDSVAQPVAPESHWPQLRVLILVVSADRKLMGSTAGMQTSVETSALLKFRAEAVVPTRLREMGRCILERDFQGFAQLTMKDSNQFHATCLDTFPPISYLNDTSRRIIHLVHRFNAHHGQTKVAYTFDAGPNAVIFTLEDTVAEFVAAVRHSFPPEANGDKFLKGLPVAPVSLPDELKTALALEPIPGGVKYIISTQVGPGPQVLDDPKAHLLGPDGLLRSRSAA from the exons ATGGCCTCGGCCGAGCCCCCGGTGGTCGTGACCTGCAGCGCCCCGGTCAACATCGCCGTCATCAAGTACT GGGGCAAGCGAGATGAGGAGCTGGTCCTTCCGATCAACTCGTCCCTGAGCGTCACCCtgcaccaggaccag CTCAAGACGACCACGACGGCCGCCATCAGCAAGGACTTCTCCGAGGACCGGGTCTGGCTGAACGGCCAGGAGCAGGACGTGAGGCAGCCGCGGCTCCAGGCCTGCCTGCAGGAGA TCCGCCGTCTGGCCCGCAAGCGGAGGAGCACGCAGGACGGGGAATCGTTGCCTCCAAGCCTGAGCTACAAGGTGCACGTCGCGTCAGAAAACAACTTCCCCACGGCTGCGGGCCTGGCCTCCTCGGCGGCGGGCTATGCCTGCCTCG CTTACACGCTGGCCCGGGCCTATGGGGTGGATGGCGACCTCTCAGAAGTGGCTCGCCGGGGCTCAGGCAGCGCCTGCCGGAGCCTGCACGGGGGCTTCGTGGAGTGGCAGATGGGGACGCGGGCTGATGGCAAGGACAGTGTGGCACAGCCTGTGGCCCCGGAGTCCCACTGGCCCCAGCTGCGAGTGCTCATTCTGGTG GTGAGTGCAGACAGGAAGCTGATGGGCAGCACGGCGGGCATGCAGACCAGCGTGGAGACCAGTGCCCTGCTCAAG TTCCGGGCCGAGGCAGTGGTCCCCACGCGCTTGCGGGAGATGGGCCGCTGCATCCTGGAGCGTGACTTCCAGGGCTTCGCCCAGCTCACCATGAAGGACAGTAACCAATTCCACGCCACGTGCCTTGACACCTTCCCGCCCATCTCCTACCTCAACGACACCTCCAGGCGCATCATCCACCTGGTGCACCGCTTCAACGCCCACCACGGGCAGACCAAG GTGGCATACACGTTTGATGCTGGCCCCAACGCTGTCATCTTCACGCTGGAGGACACTGTGGCTGAGTTTGTGGCTGCTGTGAGGCACAGCTTCCCGCCCGAGGCCAACGGAGACAA GTTTCTGAAGGGGCTGCCGGTGGCGCCTGTGTCCCTCCCAGACGAGTTGAAGACCGCCCTGGCCCTGGAGCCCATCCCTGGCGGGGTCAAGTACATCATTTCCACCCAG GTGGGGCCTGGGCCCCAAGTCCTGGATGACCCCAAGGCTCACCTCCTGGGCCCCGACGGCCTGCTAAGGTCAAGGTCAGCCGCTTGA
- the IL17C gene encoding interleukin-17C: MILTGFLLLAWLPLWGAAHTHSRRALRCYSAKELLSNQVPPHLLAQSARWEQALPVALVPSLEAAGQRRHQEGLQATSQCPVLRSEEVLEAETHQRSISPWRYRVDTDESRYPQKLAFAECLCRGCINARTGRETPALNSVQLHQSLLVLRRQPCPRRGAFAFQAEFIRVPVGCTCVLPRSVR; the protein is encoded by the exons ATG ATCCTCactggcttcctgcttctggcctggctgCCCCTCTGGGGGGCTGCCCACACCCACAGTCGACGGGCCCTGCGCTGCTACTCAGCCAAAGAACTGCTGTCCAATCAGGTGCCCCCACACCTGCTGGCTCAGAGTGCCAGGTGGGAGCAGGCCTTGCCCGTGGCACTGGTGCccagcctggaggcagcaggccagCGGAGGCACCAGGAGGGACTCCAGGCCACCAGCCAGTGCCCGGTGCTGCGGTCTGAGGAGGTGTTGGAGGCAGAGACCCACCAGCGCTCCATCTCACCCTGGAGATACCG CGTGGACACGGACGAGAGCCGCTACCCCCAGAAGCTGGCCTTCGCCGAGTGCCTGTGCCGGGGCTGCATCAACGCCAGGACGGGCCGCGAGACCCCGGCGCTCAACTCGGTGCAGCTGCACCAGAGCCTGCTGGTGCTGCGCCGCCAGCCCTGCCCTCGCCGCGGGGCCTTCGCCTTCCAGGCCGAGTTCATCCGCGTGCCGGTCGGCTGCACCTGCGTGCTGCCCAGGTCCGTGCGGTGA